Proteins from a single region of Thermus neutrinimicus:
- a CDS encoding [LysW]-lysine hydrolase, with protein MSANALDPVEFLMGALKIPSPSGEERLVAEYLAEGMERLGLKGFVDEADNARGQTGHGPIQVVLLGHIDTVPGVVPVRLEGNKLFGRGAVDAKGPFVAMILAAAGLSEEAKGRLTVHLVGATEEEAPSSKGARFVAPRLKPHYVIIGEPSGWEGITLGYKGRLLVRARREKDNFHSAHHEPNAAEELISYFVAIKAWAEAMNVGQRAFDQVQYTLRDFRIQPAELKQVAEMFFDLRLPPRLPPEEAIRHLTAYAPPTIELEFFGREVPYLGLKDTPLTRALRQGIRKAGGKPVFKLKTGTSDMNVLAPHWPVPMVAYGPGDSTLDHTPHEHIEVEEFLKGIEVLRGALEALAQTRPPEPALG; from the coding sequence ATGAGCGCAAACGCCTTGGACCCCGTTGAGTTCCTGATGGGGGCTCTGAAGATCCCCTCCCCCTCCGGTGAGGAGCGCTTGGTGGCGGAGTACCTGGCGGAGGGCATGGAGCGGCTCGGCCTTAAAGGCTTTGTGGACGAGGCGGACAACGCCCGCGGCCAGACGGGCCATGGCCCCATCCAGGTGGTCCTCCTGGGGCACATCGACACCGTGCCTGGGGTGGTGCCGGTGCGCCTTGAGGGCAACAAGCTCTTCGGCCGGGGAGCGGTGGACGCCAAGGGCCCCTTCGTGGCCATGATCCTGGCCGCTGCCGGGCTTTCCGAGGAGGCGAAGGGGCGCCTTACCGTCCACCTGGTGGGGGCCACCGAAGAGGAGGCCCCCAGTTCCAAGGGAGCCCGCTTCGTGGCCCCCAGGCTTAAGCCCCACTACGTCATCATCGGGGAACCCTCGGGCTGGGAGGGCATCACCCTGGGGTACAAGGGAAGGCTTTTGGTAAGGGCAAGGCGGGAAAAGGACAACTTCCACTCCGCCCACCACGAGCCCAACGCCGCGGAGGAGCTCATCAGCTACTTCGTGGCCATCAAGGCCTGGGCGGAGGCCATGAACGTGGGGCAGAGGGCCTTTGACCAGGTGCAGTACACCCTAAGGGATTTCCGCATCCAGCCCGCGGAGCTCAAGCAGGTGGCGGAGATGTTCTTTGATCTGCGCCTCCCGCCCAGGCTCCCCCCGGAGGAGGCCATCCGCCACCTCACCGCCTATGCCCCCCCCACCATAGAGCTGGAGTTCTTCGGCCGGGAGGTGCCCTACCTGGGCCTCAAGGACACCCCCCTGACCCGGGCCCTAAGGCAGGGGATCCGCAAGGCTGGGGGGAAACCCGTCTTCAAACTGAAAACCGGAACCAGCGACATGAACGTCCTGGCCCCCCACTGGCCCGTGCCCATGGTGGCCTACGGCCCCGGGGATTCCACCCTGGACCACACCCCCCATGAACACATAGAGGTGGAGGAGTTCCTGAAAGGGATAGAGGTGCTAAGGGGGGCCCTCGAGGCCCTGGCCCAAACGCGCCCGCCCGAACCTGCCTTAGGGTGA